One window of the Hoplias malabaricus isolate fHopMal1 chromosome Y, fHopMal1.hap1, whole genome shotgun sequence genome contains the following:
- the LOC136679472 gene encoding transcriptional and immune response regulator-like, whose protein sequence is MSSFSESRRVTPRVHGSGFDTARRKRAAAHIFEHVREDALARLLRKAGDAKAEERARTVFAAAASHDPGETARALTALRQRKRDKFLRIAAAVRGFLRVR, encoded by the coding sequence ATGTCTTCATTCTCCGAGAGTCGACGCGTGACGCCCCGCGTGCACGGCAGCGGCTTCGACACAGCGCGCAGAAAGCGCGCGGCTGCTCACATCTTCGAGCATGTGCGCGAAGACGCACTCGCTCGGCTCCTGCGGAAGGCGGGCGACGCCAaggcagaggagcgcgcgcgtACGGTGTTCGCGGCGGCGGCATCGCACGACCCCGGTGAGACGGCGCGCGCGCTCACGGCACTTCGGCAGCGCAAGAGAGACAAGTTCCTGCGCATCGCCGCCGCCGTGAGAGGCTTTCTGCGCGTGCGCTGA